A window of Nicotiana tabacum cultivar K326 chromosome 24, ASM71507v2, whole genome shotgun sequence contains these coding sequences:
- the LOC107832467 gene encoding putative galacturonosyltransferase 7 isoform X3: protein MDDLMRRLEPTFSKDIRENFVGEAENKTAGSPLLDGLPKERSRANQSTGVAAVHAATENIKGIDGSPMLDGLPKERSRANSTSVATTHAATENIKGIDEGEKLCELKFGSYCLWRHNHKEKVNDLTVRKMKDLLYVARAYYPSIAKLPALDKLSHEMKQNIQEFERVLSVTTIDKDLPPLIDQKLTKMEAVIAQAKACRVDCSNVDKKFRQLVDLTEDEATFHMRQSAFLYQLAVQTMPKSHHCLSMRLTVEYFRDPSPDIDQSLAERHLNPDLHHFVIFSNNVLASSAVINSTVMHAKESESQVFHVVTDRQNYFAMKLWFSRNKYMEATVEVLNIEDVKLDNNKASTPIHLSLPDEYRVSFHKVDRPSTTEYLSVFSHSHYLLPQIFHSLKKVVVLDDDVIVQRDLSDLWGIDMDGKVNGAVQSCSVRLAQLRKFFGNKRVDETSCAWMSGLNVVDLVRWREQDISGRYLKLVKEMNSEEAVTLRASLLTFQGEVYALDDKWVLSGLGHKYGVDIEAVKNARVLHFNGKMKPWLELGIHDYTVFWRKFVDPENQFLSDCNIN, encoded by the exons ATGGATGACCTAATGAGAAGATTGGAACCAACTTTTTCCAAG GATATTAGGGAAAATTTTGTTGGGGAAGCGGAGAACAAGACTGCTG GCTCTCCTTTGTTGGATGGGTTGCCCAAAGAACGCTCAAGAGCAAAT CAGAGCACAGGTGTTGCTGCTGTGCATGCTGCCACTGAGAATATCAAAGGCATTGACGGCTCTCCTATGTTGGATGGGTTGCCCAAAGAACGCTCAAGAGCAAAT AGCACAAGTGTTGCTACTACGCATGCTGCCACTGAGAATATCAAAGGCATTGACGAGGGTGAGAAATTATGTGAGCTAAAATTTGGGAGCTATTGTTTATGGCGTCACAATCATAAGGAAAAAGTGAATGATCTCACTGTGAGAAAGATGAAAGACTTGTTATATGTGGCCCGGGCTTATTATCCTAGCATTGCGAAGCTTCCGGCTCTTGACAAGCTTTCACATGAAATGAAGCAAAACATTCAAGAGTTTGAGCGGGTGCTCAGTGTAACTACGATAGACAAAGATCTTCCCCCTCT GATTGATCAGAAGCTAACTAAGATGGAAGCTGTAATTGCTCAAGCAAAGGCATGCCGTGTAGATTGTAGTAATGTAGACAAGAAATTCAGACAGCTAGTTGATCTAACTGAAGATGAAGCTACTTTCCATATGAGACAGAGTGCCTTCCTCTACCAACTAGCAGTTCAAACCATGCCCAAGAGTCATCATTGCTTGTCAATGCGACTAACTGTAGAGTATTTTAGAGACCCTTCACCTGATATCGACCAGTCATTGGCAGAGAGACATTTGAATCCAGATCTTCACCACTTTGTTATATTCTCCAACAATGTGCTGGCATCATCTGCCGTAATTAACTCCACTGTAATGCATGCTAAA GAAAGTGAGAGTCAAGTATTTCATGTGGTAACAGATAGACAGAATTACTTTGCCATGAAGTTATGGTTCTCGAGGAACAAGTATATGGAGGCCACAGTCGaggttttgaatattgaagatgTTAAGTTGGACAATAATAAGGCATCAACGCCAATTCATCTTTCCCTGCCTGATGAATACCGTGTCTCTTTCCACAAGGTTGATAGACCATCTACAACAGAATACTTATCTGTTTTTTCGCATTCCCATTATCTTCTTCCCCAGATATTCCATAGTTTGAAGAAAGTAGTTGTCTTGGATGATGACGTTATTGTGCAAAGAGACTTGTCAGACTTATGGGGCATCGATATGGACGGGAAAGTGAATGGTGCGGTGCAGTCTTGCTCAGTTCGGTTGGCTCAGCTGAGGAAATTTTTTGGTAACAAGAGAGTGGATGAAACATCTTGTGCTTGGATGTCTGGATTAAATGTTGTTGATCTAGTGAGGTGGAGGGAACAAGATATTTCCGGAAGATACCTAAAGCTGGTAAAGGAG ATGAATTCAGAAGAGGCTGTTACATTGCGCGCAAGCTTGCTTACCTTTCAAGGTGAAGTTTATGCTCTTGATGATAAGTGGGTATTATCAGGATTGGGTCATAAATATGGAGTGGATATTGAAGCTGTGAAGAATGCGAGAGTACTGCATTTTAATGGTAAAATGAAACCCTGGCTTGAGTTGGGAATCCATGATTATACAGTTTTCTGGCGGAAGTTTGTAGACCCGGAGAATCAGTTTTTAAGCGATTGTAATATTAACTAG
- the LOC107832516 gene encoding pentatricopeptide repeat-containing protein At1g62350-like, whose amino-acid sequence MNSWSQCVRFTAYPLDTGNNGRRLQSNTLFSSIASRTRSKYRNMRISMRDRSKNRKPLQKGRNLSIEAIQAVQALKRAKQNDESALEQVFNSKVKRLLKNDLIAVLRELIRQNQCLLALKVFEEVQTEISYRPQPKLYAEMVSCLGSNGLLEEIKYLIMALKMDSNLPLDIEGFYALLASLLKFNLSSLALEVFYLMKLRGCDPDKLTFKLLIYGLESNEETDLSAFVRQEAEKYYGHSLNFLDESEDDVPSLKQMY is encoded by the exons ATGAATAGCTGGTCCCAATGTGTGAGGTTTACCGCATATCCGCTCGACACAGGGAATAACGGCCGACGACTTCAATCCAATACCTTATTCAGTTCAATAGCGTCTAGGACTAGGTCTAAATATAGAAATATGAGAATTAGCATGAGAGATAGGAGCAAAAATCGAAAGCCCTTACAAAAGGGGAGAAATCTCAGTATCGAAGCAATTCAAGCTGTTCAAGCACTGAAGCGGGCCAAACAAAACGATGAATCCGCGCTGGAGCAGGTGTTTAATAGCAAGGTAAAGCGTTTGCTCAAGAATGACTTAATTGCTGTTCTCCGCGAACTCATCCGCCAGAACCAATGCCTCTTAGCTCTCAAG GTTTTTGAGGAAGTTCAGACGGAGATATCGTATAGGCCTCAACCCAAACTGTATGCTGAAATGGTGTCCTGTTTGGGAAGCAACGGATTGCTCGAAGAGATCAAGTATCTTATCATGGCATTGAAAATGGATAGTAATTTACCACTTGACATTGAGGGCTTTTATGCATTGTTGGCAAGCTTATTGAAATTTAATCTCTCTAGTCTTGCATTGGAGGTCTTTTACTTGATGAAGTTGAGAGGATGTGATCCTGATAAGTTGACCTTTAAGCTATTAATATATGGTTTGGAATCGAATGAAGAAACGGATCTTTCAGCTTTTGTAAGACAGGAAGCAGAGAAGTATTATGGCCACTCCCTTAATTTCCTAGATGAGTCTGAAGATGACGTTCCTAGCTTAAAACAAATGTATTGA
- the LOC107832499 gene encoding uncharacterized protein LOC107832499 has translation MFSLFYGLYKYMFSKTEFHVLILGIDKAGKTTLLEKLKSQYSNLEGLPPDRIVPTVGLNIGRVEVSNTKLVFWDLGGQPGLRSIWEKYYEEAHAVIFVVDAACPSRFEDSKSALEKVLRHEDLQGAPLLILANKQDLADAVSAEELARYLDLKKLDERAYTFLAVSGYDGLGVKESVNWLVDVMERSKRTEMLQIRAGANLSST, from the exons atgttttcattattttatgGATTATATAAGTACATGTTTAGCAAGACAGAGTTTCATGTCCTTATTCTTGGGATTGACAAGGCTGGGAAAACG ACACTGTTAGAGAAATTAAAGTCACAATACTCAAACTTGGAAGGCCTTCCACCAGATCGTATTGTTCCAACTGTGGGGCTCAATATTGGTCGTGTTGAAGTATCAAATacgaagcttgtattttgggatTTAGGAGGTCAG CCTGGTCTTCGCTCAATCTGGGAGAAGTATTATGAAGAGGCACATGCTGTGATATTTGTTGTTGATGCTGCTTGTCCATCACGCTTTGAGGATTCCAAATCTGCGCTTG AAAAGGTTCTCCGGCATGAGGATCTGCAAGGAGCACCACTTCTGATATTAGCAAACAAGCAG GACCTTGCAGATGCTGTGTCAGCGGAAGAACTTGCCCGGTATCTTGATCTCAAGAAACTCGATGAGAGAGCTTACACCTTTTTAGCTGTTTCAGGCTATGATGG GTTAGGAGTTAAGGAAAGTGTGAATTGGCTCGTAGATGTAATGGAGAGGAGTAAGAGAACTGAAATGTTGCAAATCCGAGCAGGGGCAAACCTTAGCTCTACTTAG